From the Rhodopirellula bahusiensis genome, one window contains:
- a CDS encoding tetratricopeptide repeat protein: MNRCAKRVVLIGCSLVLLPMLKLPNCSGQTKPKTPAANAAIRSGRLVDSGSADSHIQSTRQDLIEVIARPIPDDKLSILLTNVGEADAKLKSQLNELQSPESARERSLLWLSRVELAVLKSELFAEGSGDGVASAAEAVKIAEAALLALPAKGVARMEVLRLLAEAHLRQGDARSAAAILRETATTLQASTDPVTSSESVRALQVRVALSAGDLQTAERMLNAVYGSDPIAANAGVGMDLVRLRFLLAKQDERSVADWLESIRERHGANAKDRADTIVAQTRVQLGIDSSSPPADGSDPRLWIADAMYYLRRGQHMQSALHFAKAAASDDVASRSVDSALKAAAILSRQSNSKAAIELLRRISQRHPNSVRSADALLQAATIGQAAGPSVASESDVKAMLIQIAKQWPESQSAFAATRWRMNWAEQNSDWLEAAKISVEFAEVHWTSDVSTPESVREQAIRAWTIAWMREPAAEVISAMHQSFHERDHIEIVRRTHADLTCLLAEISDSRWSELQNETSEGFYHELRAFRQTQTESIQAPPPTGLSRVLAERLELDVVLNPARRVAVGRYLLSLPPDSDFPTDIQRAGWLIWSGQRDDAEELISTKMQRSPSEADEWCRRAATSYAVSQSKSDQKHAATWWKRLADGLQQGTPAWHTAMVGWIRAVAASGETEKAKASAKMILLTMPPTDLEVRQAYESISQ, translated from the coding sequence ATGAATCGTTGTGCAAAACGAGTCGTATTGATCGGGTGTTCGTTGGTGCTGTTGCCGATGCTGAAGCTCCCAAACTGTTCGGGTCAAACGAAACCAAAAACTCCGGCGGCGAACGCAGCGATCCGCTCGGGGCGGTTGGTCGATTCCGGATCCGCGGATAGTCATATTCAGTCGACTCGCCAAGATCTGATCGAAGTGATTGCGAGGCCGATCCCGGACGACAAGCTTTCTATCCTGCTAACAAACGTCGGCGAAGCAGATGCGAAGTTGAAGTCGCAGCTGAATGAGTTGCAATCGCCCGAATCCGCTCGCGAGAGGAGTTTGCTGTGGCTTTCTCGCGTTGAGCTGGCGGTGCTCAAGTCGGAGTTGTTCGCCGAGGGAAGCGGCGACGGTGTGGCATCGGCAGCCGAAGCGGTGAAAATCGCCGAGGCGGCGCTGCTGGCGCTGCCCGCGAAAGGAGTTGCTCGGATGGAGGTCCTGCGATTGCTGGCCGAGGCCCATCTGCGGCAAGGCGATGCACGTTCCGCGGCGGCCATCCTGCGAGAAACAGCAACAACGCTCCAAGCCAGCACCGATCCGGTAACGAGCTCTGAATCCGTGCGAGCCCTTCAGGTCCGTGTCGCTTTGTCGGCCGGCGATTTGCAGACTGCTGAACGAATGCTGAACGCCGTTTACGGCAGTGATCCCATTGCAGCAAACGCGGGCGTTGGAATGGATTTGGTTCGGCTTCGTTTCTTATTAGCAAAACAAGATGAACGCTCCGTCGCCGATTGGTTGGAAAGCATCCGCGAACGACACGGTGCCAACGCAAAAGATCGGGCGGACACAATTGTTGCTCAAACTCGCGTGCAATTGGGAATAGATTCCTCCAGCCCACCAGCCGATGGTTCCGACCCACGTTTGTGGATTGCCGATGCCATGTACTACCTGCGACGCGGCCAACACATGCAATCAGCGCTGCACTTCGCAAAAGCGGCCGCCTCCGACGACGTCGCGTCACGAAGTGTGGACTCGGCTTTGAAAGCCGCCGCGATCCTTTCACGACAATCCAATTCCAAGGCTGCCATCGAGTTGCTGCGACGGATCAGCCAGCGACATCCAAACTCAGTGAGGTCGGCCGACGCGTTGTTGCAAGCCGCCACGATTGGCCAAGCCGCAGGGCCATCTGTCGCTTCTGAATCCGACGTCAAAGCCATGCTGATTCAAATCGCCAAGCAATGGCCGGAGTCCCAGTCGGCTTTTGCAGCCACCCGTTGGCGAATGAACTGGGCCGAACAGAACTCCGATTGGCTGGAGGCGGCGAAGATCTCAGTCGAGTTTGCAGAGGTTCACTGGACGAGCGATGTTTCGACACCAGAATCAGTTCGCGAGCAAGCCATACGAGCTTGGACAATCGCTTGGATGCGTGAGCCTGCCGCGGAAGTCATCTCAGCGATGCACCAATCGTTTCACGAACGCGACCACATTGAAATTGTCCGGCGAACTCATGCCGACCTGACGTGTTTGCTCGCCGAAATTTCTGACAGTCGCTGGAGCGAACTGCAAAACGAAACGAGCGAAGGTTTCTACCACGAGTTGAGGGCATTCCGCCAAACCCAGACGGAATCGATCCAAGCACCACCGCCGACCGGACTGAGTCGCGTGTTGGCGGAACGATTGGAGCTGGACGTCGTGCTGAATCCGGCTCGCCGGGTTGCCGTCGGACGCTACCTGCTATCGCTGCCACCGGACTCCGACTTCCCAACGGACATCCAACGGGCGGGATGGCTCATTTGGTCAGGCCAACGAGACGACGCAGAGGAGTTGATTTCGACCAAAATGCAGCGATCACCATCCGAAGCAGATGAGTGGTGCCGAAGGGCAGCGACGTCGTACGCGGTGTCTCAGTCAAAATCCGATCAGAAACACGCCGCAACATGGTGGAAACGTTTGGCTGACGGTCTGCAGCAAGGCACTCCCGCCTGGCACACTGCGATGGTTGGCTGGATCCGAGCAGTTGCCGCGTCGGGTGAAACTGAAAAAGCAAAGGCTTCCGCGAAAATGATCCTGCTGACGATGCCACCAACGGATCTCGAAGTGCGGCAAGCTTACGAAAGCATTTCGCAATAG
- a CDS encoding SPW repeat domain-containing protein, with product MWGRVIEIMTAVWLAASPFVFGVQADPGLLWADLGVALLICVLSALSYWHPTRHAHLLILLVSLGLIVWGRFAVVPPTPPHQNHIVVGVFLLMMALIPNEASLPPRVWRERPAGEQVP from the coding sequence ATGTGGGGACGAGTGATTGAAATCATGACGGCGGTTTGGTTGGCGGCGAGCCCGTTTGTGTTTGGCGTTCAGGCGGACCCAGGTTTGTTGTGGGCCGACCTCGGCGTTGCCCTGCTGATCTGCGTGCTCTCGGCATTGTCCTATTGGCATCCGACTCGCCATGCACACTTGCTGATTTTGTTGGTCTCGCTCGGCTTGATCGTTTGGGGGCGGTTTGCGGTCGTGCCGCCGACTCCACCTCATCAGAATCACATCGTCGTCGGCGTGTTTCTTTTGATGATGGCATTGATCCCGAACGAAGCTTCGTTGCCACCCCGAGTGTGGCGCGAACGCCCGGCGGGCGAACAGGTTCCGTGA
- a CDS encoding vitamin K epoxide reductase family protein has translation MSNVTIPVDDLNRNVPPYKHNPSAWSQRIPICLLAFVAAGISAHLSMYQWGLIENAYDPVFGNSSNDVLKSDTAKTMYGILGIHDAALGVLAYLGDAILGFAGSTRRWQYRPWLVILFGIDVIPLGIVSVVLVVCQAFLVGEWCFLCLVTAAISLVLVYWAWDEVRVSLAYLRIVWKEHHDKRLLWDAVWGNRNERLDAAGEQLLAREVR, from the coding sequence ATGTCGAACGTGACCATTCCGGTGGACGACCTGAACCGAAACGTTCCGCCCTACAAACACAACCCTTCCGCTTGGAGTCAGCGGATTCCGATCTGTCTGCTGGCATTTGTTGCCGCTGGGATCTCGGCCCATCTTTCGATGTATCAATGGGGCCTGATCGAAAATGCATACGATCCGGTCTTCGGAAACAGCAGCAATGACGTGTTGAAGTCGGACACTGCCAAGACAATGTACGGCATCCTCGGAATCCACGACGCTGCTCTTGGTGTCCTAGCTTATCTCGGTGATGCGATCCTCGGATTTGCTGGGTCGACACGGCGTTGGCAGTATCGACCTTGGCTGGTCATCTTGTTCGGGATCGATGTGATTCCACTCGGGATTGTGAGTGTGGTGTTGGTTGTTTGCCAAGCGTTCCTGGTGGGTGAGTGGTGCTTCTTGTGCTTGGTGACCGCGGCCATCTCATTGGTCCTTGTCTATTGGGCCTGGGACGAAGTGCGAGTGTCACTGGCGTATCTTCGTATTGTCTGGAAAGAGCACCACGACAAGCGTTTGTTATGGGATGCGGTGTGGGGCAATCGAAACGAGCGATTGGACGCGGCAGGTGAACAGCTTCTTGCACGGGAGGTCCGCTGA
- a CDS encoding NAD-dependent epimerase/dehydratase family protein — MSEQPTSGQRPAVIVTGSTGMLGYPVCLRLADAGYQVFGFDRVGMPEPPKQHEFVRDIQCDLTDSASVRAAMAKVHELAGGRLASVIHMAAYYDFSGKDSDLYEKVTINGTDRILNQLEDFDCEQFVFTSTTLLHAPCAVGDHISEDDPLEAKWPYPQSKMETERLIRDGHPNVRSVFLRIAGVYTDYGQQPTIVQQIKRIYEKDFQGHFFPGDSEAGQSVVHLDDTVDAIVRTVERREAIEPKTAILIGEADPVSYESLQNQIGNELHGDEWATLYVPPAIAKVGAAVTDAVQGGDAFIKPFMIEMADDHYALDISRAKELLGWEPEHRLSTSLPGMTNLLKSDPDSWYRKNGLK, encoded by the coding sequence ATGTCTGAACAACCAACCTCGGGTCAGCGTCCAGCGGTGATCGTGACCGGCAGCACGGGAATGCTGGGTTACCCGGTCTGCCTGAGACTTGCTGATGCTGGATACCAAGTCTTTGGGTTCGACCGTGTCGGCATGCCTGAACCGCCCAAACAGCATGAGTTTGTTCGCGACATTCAGTGCGACTTGACCGATTCTGCTTCTGTTCGAGCTGCCATGGCGAAAGTGCATGAGCTAGCGGGTGGCCGGCTCGCCAGCGTCATTCATATGGCGGCCTACTATGATTTCTCAGGCAAAGACAGCGACCTGTATGAGAAAGTCACGATCAACGGAACTGATCGGATTTTGAATCAACTCGAGGACTTTGATTGCGAACAGTTTGTCTTCACCAGCACCACACTTCTCCATGCTCCATGTGCGGTCGGCGATCACATCAGCGAAGACGATCCTCTTGAAGCCAAGTGGCCATACCCGCAAAGCAAAATGGAAACCGAACGTTTGATTCGCGATGGGCATCCAAACGTTCGGTCGGTGTTCTTGCGAATCGCTGGTGTCTATACCGACTATGGGCAACAGCCGACAATCGTGCAGCAAATTAAACGTATCTATGAAAAGGACTTTCAGGGGCACTTCTTTCCTGGCGATAGCGAAGCCGGTCAATCGGTTGTGCACCTGGATGACACCGTCGATGCCATTGTCCGCACCGTTGAGCGACGCGAGGCGATTGAGCCGAAGACCGCGATCCTGATCGGCGAGGCTGATCCGGTCTCGTATGAGTCGCTCCAGAATCAGATCGGGAATGAACTGCATGGTGATGAATGGGCGACGCTTTATGTGCCGCCCGCGATAGCGAAGGTTGGTGCTGCGGTGACGGACGCCGTTCAAGGTGGGGACGCATTCATCAAACCCTTCATGATAGAGATGGCCGACGATCACTACGCTCTGGATATTTCGCGTGCGAAGGAATTGCTCGGTTGGGAACCGGAACACCGTCTGTCGACTTCGTTACCCGGTATGACGAACCTCCTGAAGTCGGATCCCGATTCGTGGTATCGCAAAAACGGGTTGAAATGA
- a CDS encoding sodium:calcium antiporter: MPMLNELSLPINIVVFAIGATLVWFAGTKLSQYVDLFADRTGLGKAFAGALLLGGATSLPELATTITASWSGAAQLAGANLLGGVVMQIAVLAMIDVAVLRGRPLTLFSPQSSLLMAGVLLISLVALASAAVTAGELVSIAGIGFWPVGLFSAYILSIWVIYRYEGDPRWQPRGEIAQPPESARDLKDAHQSAFESVSTKKLVGYFLAASSVVLVGGFFVAKTGESIANQTGVGQSFVGATLVALATSLPEVSTTYSAVRFGAYSMAAANILGTNSLEIALFLPADLAYREGAIFDAMNPSDAFLASIGIVVTGIYLWGILERRDKTIFGMGVDSFAVLVVYLGGLAIYWTL; the protein is encoded by the coding sequence ATGCCTATGTTGAATGAACTTTCGTTGCCGATCAACATCGTAGTCTTCGCGATCGGTGCAACCCTGGTCTGGTTCGCCGGCACGAAGCTCAGTCAGTACGTCGATTTATTCGCCGATCGAACTGGACTGGGAAAAGCGTTCGCCGGAGCGTTGTTGTTGGGCGGTGCGACCAGCCTTCCAGAGCTGGCAACCACGATCACGGCGTCTTGGTCCGGTGCGGCGCAACTTGCGGGGGCAAACCTGTTAGGCGGGGTGGTGATGCAAATCGCCGTTCTGGCGATGATTGACGTTGCCGTGTTGCGAGGTCGTCCGCTGACTCTGTTCTCGCCACAATCTTCGTTGCTGATGGCTGGTGTCTTGCTGATCTCACTGGTCGCTTTGGCTTCAGCGGCAGTGACGGCGGGAGAGTTGGTCTCGATTGCCGGAATCGGTTTCTGGCCGGTTGGCTTGTTTTCAGCTTACATCCTTTCGATTTGGGTGATCTATCGCTACGAAGGTGACCCGAGATGGCAGCCGCGAGGTGAGATCGCCCAGCCGCCTGAGTCGGCCCGTGACTTGAAGGACGCTCATCAATCGGCCTTTGAGTCCGTCTCCACCAAGAAACTGGTCGGATATTTTTTAGCCGCGTCCTCCGTGGTTCTGGTGGGCGGTTTTTTCGTCGCCAAAACCGGAGAATCGATCGCGAATCAAACCGGGGTCGGGCAAAGTTTTGTCGGCGCGACGCTGGTTGCATTGGCGACCAGTCTGCCTGAGGTCAGCACGACGTATTCGGCCGTCCGGTTTGGAGCCTACAGCATGGCGGCGGCAAACATCCTGGGCACCAACAGTTTAGAGATCGCTCTGTTTTTGCCGGCCGATCTGGCCTATCGCGAAGGAGCCATCTTCGATGCGATGAACCCCTCCGATGCGTTTCTGGCCTCGATCGGAATTGTGGTGACCGGCATCTACCTGTGGGGAATCTTGGAACGTCGCGACAAGACCATCTTCGGAATGGGAGTCGACTCGTTCGCGGTGCTGGTGGTGTACCTCGGCGGCCTGGCGATCTATTGGACCCTGTGA
- a CDS encoding ZIP family metal transporter, whose protein sequence is MTDWFQQQGPVFQALLAGGFTWALTAMGAGVVFGLTSVNRKLFDAMLGFAGGVMLAASYWSLLAPSIEAASEQGWPSWLPAAVGFLFGGAFLYGMDRSLPHLHRGLPTQSAEGPKTAWQRSVLLIAAITLHNIPEGLAVGVAFGSAAAGIESAPLSGATALAIGIGLQNIPEGIAVAVPLRGEGMSRTKAWMIGQASAIVEPIAAVIGAAIVVYAAPVLPFALSFAAGAMVYVVVEELIPETHQKGNEDLATLFLMLGFAVMMVLDVSLG, encoded by the coding sequence ATGACGGATTGGTTTCAACAGCAGGGTCCAGTTTTCCAAGCCTTGCTCGCCGGCGGTTTTACTTGGGCACTGACGGCGATGGGCGCGGGTGTCGTGTTCGGGCTCACGAGCGTGAATCGCAAGTTGTTCGACGCGATGCTCGGGTTCGCAGGCGGAGTGATGTTGGCCGCCAGCTATTGGAGTTTGCTGGCTCCGTCCATCGAAGCCGCTAGCGAACAAGGGTGGCCAAGCTGGCTCCCCGCGGCCGTTGGCTTTCTATTTGGTGGTGCGTTCTTGTACGGAATGGATCGCAGTCTGCCGCACCTTCACCGTGGCCTGCCAACCCAATCCGCCGAAGGCCCCAAGACAGCTTGGCAGCGAAGTGTGCTGTTGATCGCCGCGATCACGCTGCACAACATTCCTGAAGGACTCGCTGTGGGAGTTGCATTTGGCAGTGCCGCCGCCGGCATCGAATCAGCACCGTTGAGCGGAGCGACCGCGTTGGCGATCGGTATTGGACTTCAGAACATCCCCGAAGGCATCGCTGTCGCGGTACCACTCCGCGGCGAAGGAATGAGTCGCACGAAAGCATGGATGATTGGTCAAGCGTCCGCGATTGTCGAACCGATCGCTGCGGTGATCGGAGCCGCGATTGTTGTCTACGCCGCTCCTGTCTTGCCTTTTGCCTTGAGCTTCGCAGCGGGAGCGATGGTTTACGTCGTTGTGGAAGAGCTCATTCCCGAAACGCACCAGAAGGGCAACGAGGATCTGGCGACGCTGTTCCTAATGCTGGGATTCGCAGTGATGATGGTTCTCGACGTCTCACTGGGATAG
- a CDS encoding DUF1990 family protein — MPFNYPDVGASTGEFPEGYEHHRHRIRLGRGHDTFNRAKDALEHWRQFDVGWAKAIPSDTSITIGSTVAIRVRIFGIWALAFDRIVDVHSESDRDQQRFGFSVGTLMDHPEQGEEQFSIEIDGDGQVDYEVAAFFRPNTFAAKIAWPYLHRRFNQFRDQSAEAMRRQVDSVELSQ, encoded by the coding sequence ATGCCGTTCAATTACCCGGATGTAGGAGCGAGCACGGGCGAATTTCCTGAAGGCTATGAGCACCACCGTCATCGAATTCGCTTGGGGCGGGGGCATGACACCTTCAACCGTGCGAAAGACGCCCTGGAACATTGGCGACAGTTCGACGTCGGTTGGGCGAAGGCAATCCCGAGCGACACGTCGATCACGATCGGGAGCACCGTTGCAATCCGTGTTCGGATCTTCGGTATTTGGGCACTGGCTTTTGATCGAATCGTTGACGTTCACAGTGAGAGCGATAGGGATCAACAACGCTTCGGATTTTCTGTTGGGACTCTGATGGATCATCCCGAGCAAGGTGAGGAACAATTTTCAATCGAGATCGACGGCGATGGCCAAGTGGATTACGAAGTCGCCGCTTTCTTTCGTCCAAACACTTTCGCTGCGAAGATCGCTTGGCCCTACCTGCACCGAAGGTTCAACCAGTTTCGAGATCAGTCCGCGGAAGCGATGAGGCGACAAGTCGATTCGGTCGAACTATCCCAGTGA
- a CDS encoding PAS domain-containing sensor histidine kinase: protein MTSTSSPILFPMKALRDYLQSHGELFFDVLELATCGFYLRPLKSNGTSSGETGPPQPPLFSQLCFSSLGFEAPDAESAVSGWLDLVHPDDREKLDRRVWANERKSDADAEPLQYRLRRNDGTYRYTEERGRRITPGDQQDAFWLGVLHDVDDRLRSKQELEASHQEIQTILDTIPTLVWIKDESHRILRVNRAAADASGMSADQIEGKLTSEVYPKQGERFQASDRQLMQGTQPVRRIPETLENKNGENFKMLIDKYSMPSLHAEDKRILVVGTDITEIEQTQYALARQEAQFRNLFERSPMGSVLIDSAHQLQLINSRIEAMYQLKPTQDRPTRLTDLVPPEFHDRLTPPRDRFSREAAANTQFEFETVRADGTAMRINLVTAAIEIENQPMTLATFTDITERHRVSMELQSKQEELERSNEDLDRFAYIASHDLKAPLRGIMHLTEWIDEDMPRQVGQDVREHLKMLQTQVGRMDMLLNDLLAYARVTRQTETVEWVDLNIALPEIFAFMSPPATMKLVVPEKLPGLSTARGPLEQIFRNLFGNSIKHAANSRQISVTAKISSDEYQFTVRDFGPGIPEGSQERIFGMFQTLESGKDRRGTGMGLHLVKRLVQVQGCDAWAESKPGEGAAFHFTWPRENAAAAIMTQPAYAG, encoded by the coding sequence ATGACCAGTACCTCTTCTCCCATCTTGTTCCCCATGAAAGCTCTCCGCGACTACCTCCAGTCCCACGGGGAACTGTTCTTCGATGTGCTGGAGCTTGCCACATGCGGGTTCTACCTGCGGCCATTGAAATCGAACGGAACGAGTTCGGGTGAAACCGGCCCTCCCCAACCTCCGTTGTTCAGTCAGTTGTGCTTCTCCTCTCTGGGGTTCGAAGCTCCCGACGCGGAGAGCGCCGTTTCGGGTTGGCTGGATCTCGTTCATCCGGACGATCGTGAAAAATTGGATCGACGCGTTTGGGCGAATGAGCGCAAATCGGATGCGGACGCTGAACCGCTGCAATACCGACTGCGACGAAACGACGGCACTTACCGCTACACCGAGGAAAGAGGTCGACGGATCACACCGGGTGATCAGCAGGACGCGTTTTGGTTAGGCGTGCTGCATGACGTTGACGATCGTCTGCGTTCCAAGCAAGAACTCGAAGCAAGCCACCAGGAGATTCAAACGATTCTCGACACCATTCCAACGCTCGTTTGGATCAAAGACGAGTCACACCGAATCCTTCGTGTGAATCGCGCCGCCGCCGATGCGTCCGGAATGTCCGCCGATCAAATCGAGGGCAAACTCACTAGCGAAGTCTACCCCAAGCAAGGCGAACGTTTTCAAGCGTCCGATCGACAATTGATGCAGGGCACCCAGCCTGTCCGTCGCATCCCAGAGACGCTGGAGAACAAGAACGGCGAAAACTTTAAGATGCTGATCGACAAGTACTCGATGCCATCGCTTCACGCGGAAGACAAACGCATCTTGGTCGTCGGCACCGACATCACGGAAATCGAACAAACTCAATACGCTCTCGCTCGACAAGAGGCTCAGTTTCGGAACCTCTTCGAACGAAGCCCCATGGGCAGCGTGCTGATTGATTCTGCACACCAGCTTCAACTGATCAATTCGCGAATTGAGGCGATGTATCAATTGAAGCCGACTCAAGATCGTCCGACGCGATTGACCGATTTGGTTCCACCGGAATTCCACGATCGGCTGACTCCTCCGCGAGATCGCTTCTCTCGTGAAGCGGCGGCGAACACGCAATTCGAGTTTGAGACTGTGCGTGCGGACGGAACCGCCATGCGAATCAACTTGGTCACGGCGGCGATCGAAATTGAAAATCAACCCATGACCCTAGCAACGTTCACTGACATCACCGAACGCCATCGCGTTTCAATGGAACTGCAGAGCAAACAAGAAGAACTAGAACGCAGCAACGAAGATTTGGACCGGTTTGCCTACATCGCATCGCACGATCTGAAAGCTCCGTTAAGAGGCATCATGCACTTGACCGAGTGGATCGATGAAGACATGCCTCGCCAAGTCGGCCAAGACGTGCGTGAGCATTTGAAGATGCTTCAAACGCAAGTCGGCCGAATGGACATGTTGTTGAATGACCTGTTGGCCTACGCTCGAGTGACCCGTCAGACGGAGACCGTGGAGTGGGTCGACCTGAACATCGCACTGCCAGAAATCTTCGCCTTCATGTCTCCTCCGGCAACGATGAAATTGGTGGTTCCCGAGAAACTTCCAGGCTTGTCGACCGCTCGCGGACCGCTGGAACAGATCTTTCGAAACCTGTTTGGCAATTCCATCAAACACGCCGCGAACAGTCGGCAAATCTCCGTCACCGCGAAAATCTCTAGCGACGAGTACCAATTCACCGTCCGTGACTTCGGGCCGGGAATCCCGGAGGGATCTCAGGAACGCATCTTCGGAATGTTCCAAACGCTCGAGAGCGGAAAAGACCGGCGGGGTACCGGCATGGGACTGCACCTGGTCAAACGTTTGGTTCAGGTCCAAGGGTGTGACGCATGGGCGGAATCGAAACCTGGCGAAGGAGCCGCGTTCCACTTCACATGGCCACGCGAAAATGCGGCGGCTGCGATCATGACCCAACCGGCTTACGCAGGCTGA
- the holA gene encoding DNA polymerase III subunit delta: MPRFNAFEYLSSPESTQAGNCIGVVYGVDSTLRKWAIDAIVGESEWTQVDGEVCKWSDLRDDLATASLFDFDGGDKRTLVVRSADKFLSNHRTEIEKYVSAPGDATRLILELESLASNTRVYKAVDKSHLLVACTSATDAKLGITAASRRKFLTTFVAGRHKTQLAAAAADALVEMLGEEIGMLDTEIAKLALYVDVGGKIEEPLVRDVVAGWQGKTVWQITDAIAAGDAAEALRQLDKLFSGGQRAIALLPQIAWSLRRLGMTTAAIEFRERSGRPWQFEDALAAGGIRRGFEIQSAKKQLQSIGRERAKQLLPWLLDADLRLKGTHSAEGRDRFLLEQLILKLARQA; encoded by the coding sequence ATGCCACGATTCAACGCCTTTGAATACCTTTCCTCGCCCGAATCCACTCAGGCGGGAAATTGCATCGGCGTTGTCTACGGTGTCGACAGCACGCTGCGGAAATGGGCGATCGATGCGATCGTCGGCGAGAGCGAGTGGACGCAAGTCGACGGCGAAGTCTGCAAATGGTCCGATCTTCGCGACGATCTAGCGACCGCATCGCTGTTCGATTTCGATGGCGGTGACAAACGGACGCTGGTTGTTCGTTCGGCCGACAAATTTCTGTCGAATCATCGAACAGAAATTGAAAAGTACGTTTCCGCCCCCGGTGACGCGACACGGTTGATTCTGGAATTGGAATCGCTGGCCAGCAACACTCGTGTGTACAAGGCGGTCGACAAATCGCACTTGCTGGTTGCTTGCACCAGTGCCACTGATGCCAAGCTCGGAATCACCGCAGCATCGCGGCGGAAATTCTTGACCACGTTTGTTGCTGGGCGTCACAAGACACAACTTGCCGCGGCTGCCGCGGATGCGTTGGTCGAAATGTTGGGCGAAGAGATCGGAATGCTCGACACCGAGATCGCGAAATTGGCGTTGTATGTTGATGTTGGCGGAAAGATCGAAGAACCGCTTGTCCGTGATGTCGTGGCGGGATGGCAAGGAAAGACGGTCTGGCAGATCACGGATGCAATCGCGGCGGGCGACGCGGCCGAAGCTTTGCGGCAACTGGACAAGCTATTCAGCGGCGGACAACGAGCGATCGCATTGCTGCCACAGATCGCATGGTCATTGAGACGCCTTGGAATGACCACTGCAGCGATTGAATTCCGAGAACGCAGTGGACGGCCTTGGCAGTTCGAGGATGCTTTGGCAGCCGGCGGAATCCGTCGTGGGTTTGAGATCCAATCCGCGAAAAAGCAACTGCAGTCGATTGGTCGTGAACGAGCCAAGCAATTGCTGCCTTGGTTGCTGGATGCGGATTTGCGGCTCAAAGGTACGCACAGCGCCGAAGGTCGCGACCGATTTTTGCTCGAGCAACTGATCCTGAAGTTGGCTCGACAGGCGTAA